A stretch of Camelina sativa cultivar DH55 chromosome 18, Cs, whole genome shotgun sequence DNA encodes these proteins:
- the LOC104763153 gene encoding uncharacterized protein LOC104763153, which yields MILNSGPVVRLTLWDNVALNFRKRLTKHVSKPVVLIATTVNPRKIKDMFCLSSTSSTRIFLDNDVDPTTEYLTWLGEDTKNASIVVNNFTLEVVKPEPVTISGLYQFLKNDTPQKALFSCIATIVSISPQYGWFYIACTKCACKLERGDTTLECKTCNNKNAVGVVRYRVELSVYDNDNVATFVLFDREAYKLTGMRAADILEAFMQGDDNGVIGNHTSIPQCLLDVVGHTYKFQVTLTPYNYIATRQTITVSRIFEKVTGGDEKTPQDKTADDDDDNDDDDDTVGSKHKKKRMRQAGLRFTTTSSIY from the exons atgattttaaacaGTGGACCAGTAGTTCGTCTCACCCTTTGGGACAATGTCGCCTTGAATTTCCGGAAAAGATTGACAAAACATGTCAGTAAACCTGTGGTGCTCATTGCTACTACTGTGAACCCAAGGAAAATTAAAG ATATGTTTTGTCTCTCCTCCACCTCTTCCACAAGGATTTTTCTCGACAATGATGTTGATCCAACTACTGAATACTTGACATG gttggGGGAGGATACAAAAAACGCATCTATTGTCGTCAACAACTTCACCTTAGAGGTTGTAAAGCCTGAACCAGTCACCATTAGCGGACTCTACCAATTTCTGAAAAACGACACTCCACAG AAAGCCCTTTTTTCCTGCATTGCTACGATTGTATCAATATCACCTCAATATGGCTGGTTCTACATTGCATGTACTAAATGTGCATGTAAACTTGAGCGAGGAGACACGACCTTGGAATGTAAGACGTGCAACAACAAAAACGCTGTTGGTGTTGTCAG GTATCGAGTCGAGCTATCTGTCTATGACAATGACAATGTTGCAACTTTTGTGCTTTTCGACCGTGAAGCATATAAACTAACTGGTATGAGAGCTGCAGATATATTGGAAGCCTTTATGCAG GGTGATGATAATGGTGTCATAGGCAATCATACTTCAATACCACAATGTCTATTAGATGTTGTAGGCCACACTTATAAATTTCAAGTAACACTTACGCCCTATAACTACATTGCTACCCGCCAAACTATCACAGTTTCACGCATCTTTGAGAAAGTTACTGGTGGTGACGAGAAAACTCCTCAAGACAAAACagccgatgatgatgatgataatgatgacgATGACGACACGGTTGGCAGCAAGCACAAAAAGAAACGTATGCGTCAGGCAGGACTTAGATTCACAACAACATCCTCAATATATTAA
- the LOC104760616 gene encoding probable inorganic phosphate transporter 1-3, with protein sequence MADQQLGVLKALDVAKTQLYHFTAIVIAGMGFFTDAYDLFCVSLVTKLLGRLYYFNPESAKPGSLPPHVAAAVNGVALCGTLAGQLFFGWLGDKLGRKKVYGLTLIMMIVCSIASGLSFGNQAKGVMTTLCFFRFWLGFGIGGDYPLSATIMSEYANKKTRGAFIAAVFAMQGVGILAGGFVALAVSSIFDKQFPSPTYDQDRVLSTPPEADYIWRIIVMFGAIPAAMTFYWRMKMPETARYTALVAKDIKQATKDMSKVLQVELEVEERAEDPKLNYGLFSKEFLRRHGLPLLGCTSTWFLLDIAFYSQNLFQKDIFSAIGWIPKAGTMNAVHEVFKIARAQTLIALCSTVPGYWFTVAFIDIMGRFAIQLMGFFFMTVFMFAIAFPYNHWIKPDNRIGFVIMYSLTFFFANFGPNATTFIVPAEIFPARLRSTCHGISAATGKAGAIVGAFGFLYAAQSQDPAKTDAGYPPGIGVKNSLIMLGVINFIGMLFTFLVPEPKGKSLEELSGEAEVEK encoded by the exons ATGGCCGACCAGCAACTAGGAGTGCTAAAAGCACTCGATGTTGCGAAGACGCAACTTTATCATTTCACGGCGATTGTCATTGCCGGTATGGGTTTCTTTACGGATGCCTATGATCTTTTTTGTGTGTCCTTGGTGACGAAGCTCCTAGGACGCCTCTACTACTTCAATCCGGAGTCAGCAAAGCCTGGCTCCCTTCCCCCTCATGTTGCGGCAGCAGTCAATGGTGTTGCCCTCTGTGGGACTCTTGCTGGTCAGCTCTTCTTCGGATGGCTTGGTGACAAGCTAGGAAGGAAAAAAGTCTACGGTCTGACTTTGATCATGATGATCGTGTGTTCTATTGCTTCGGGTCTCTCCTTTGGAAACCAAGCCAAGGGTGTCATGACCACTCTTTGCTTTTTCAG GTTTTGGCTCGGGTTTGGCATTGGAGGTGACTACCCTCTTTCAGCCACCATCATGTCTGAATATGCTAACAAGAAGACTCGTGGGGCTTTCATCGCTGCCGTCTTTGCTATGCAAGGTGTCGGTATCTTGGCTGGTGGTTTTGTGGCTCTTGCAGTCTCTTCCATTTTCGACAAACAGTTTCCATCGCCGACCTATGACCAAGACAGGGTTCTCTCAACGCCTCCGGAAGCTGATTACATTTGGCGTATCATTGTCATGTTTGGCGCTATACCTGCGGCCATGACCTTCTATTGGCGTATGAAGATGCCTGAAACCGCTCGTTACACGGCTTTAGTTGCCAAGGACATtaaacaagcaacaaaagaCATGTCCAAAGTCTTACAAGTAGAGCTTGAAGTTGAAGAAAGGGCGGAGGACCCAAAACTGAACTATGGATTGTTCTCCAAGGAATTCCTTAGGCGCCACGGGCTTCCACTCCTTGGGTGTACCTCAACTTGGTTCTTGCTTGACATTGCTTTCTACAGCCAAAATTTGTTCCAAAAGGATATTTTTTCGGCCATTGGATGGATTCCAAAGGCAGGCACCATGAATGCTGTTCATGAGGTTTTCAAGATCGCTAGGGCTCAGACTCTCATCGCGCTTTGCAGTACTGTCCCAGGGTACTGGTTCACCGTGGCTTTTATTGATATCATGGGAAGGTTTGCAATCCAGCTAATGGGATTCTTCTTCATGACGGTATTTATGTTTGCCATTGCCTTCCCTTACAACCACTGGATCAAACCAGACAACCGTATTGGATTCGTGATTATGTACTCCCTCACCTTTTTCTTCGCTAACTTTGGACCAAATGCAACCACTTTCATTGTCCCTGCTGAGATCTTCCCAGCTAGATTAAGGTCCACATGCCACGGAATATCAGCTGCGACAGGTAAGGCTGGAGCCATTGTTGGAGCCTTCGGGTTCCTATATGCGGCTCAATCACAGGATCCAGCCAAGACAGACGCAGGATACCCACCGGGTATTGGAGTCAAGAACTCATTGATCATGCTTGGTGTTATCAACTTTATTGGTATGCTCTTCACATTCCTTGTCCCTGAGCCAAAGGGCAAGTCCCTTGAAGAACTCTCCGGTGAAGCTGAGGTTGAGAAATGA